GAAAAAACCGATTGAACCGGACCCGTTCTTGAAGGGATATACATGGGCAAAAGGGTTGTCTGCAGGTCAATAAATCGTAGGGGTCCGCTTCTGCCAGTTCGCGCTGCGGACCCTGACTTTTCACAATTCCGTGCTGGGAAAGCGAGGTGGAGCCAAATGGCGATCGATTTGTCAGAATTATTTAATGGGATCAGCGTGAGTTCCATTCTGTTGTTAATGGCTTTAGGACTGGCGATCACATTCGGGCTCATGAAAATTATCAATATGGCCCATGGGGAACTGATGATGATCGGCTCATATGTCACATATGTCACGCAAAAATGGTTCACAGAGCCTTGGTTGGCGCATTATCAGGGCATATATCTGTTTGTCGCAATCGTGTTTGCCTTTATCGTTTCCGGATTGGTTGGCTATGGAATGGAAGTTGTTTTGATCCGCCGTCTCTACCAGCGGCCTCTTGATAGTTTATTGGCAACATGGGGTGTAAGTCTTATTTTGCAGCAATTGGCCAGAAATATTTTTGGCGCTCCCAATGTTGCTGTGGTGGCTCCCCAATGGCTGGAAGGCGGAGTGACTGTAATGCCGGGATTGGTGCTGCCATATAGCCGTATTTTTATTATCGCACTTGTTTGCCTATGTTTTATCGGATTGGTGTTTTATTTTGGATTTACAAGGCAAGGCAGACGCATGCGCGCGGTGATGCAAAATCGGCAAATGGCTGCGTGTTTGGGAATCTCGACGCGGCGAATGGATGCATGGACGTTTGCTCTAGGTTCCGGGCT
Above is a window of Fodinisporobacter ferrooxydans DNA encoding:
- the urtB gene encoding urea ABC transporter permease subunit UrtB; the protein is MAIDLSELFNGISVSSILLLMALGLAITFGLMKIINMAHGELMMIGSYVTYVTQKWFTEPWLAHYQGIYLFVAIVFAFIVSGLVGYGMEVVLIRRLYQRPLDSLLATWGVSLILQQLARNIFGAPNVAVVAPQWLEGGVTVMPGLVLPYSRIFIIALVCLCFIGLVFYFGFTRQGRRMRAVMQNRQMAACLGISTRRMDAWTFALGSGLAGIAGSALTLLGPIGPSIGTHYIVDAFMVVVAGGVGTLIGTIAGALGIGMSNTLLEFFTNPSIGKVLVFTLVIVFLQWKPAGLFDLKTRSLD